Proteins encoded in a region of the Bombiscardovia apis genome:
- a CDS encoding ATP-binding protein, protein MSVEETVGTNSLEDLVRQIQRKQCEDQTVEVKAAGQGTPKVYDSLSSFSNQNEGGFIVFGLDERLAFAVTGVFDAQKLQKAITDQGKEMCPEVRPKFSSSKVEGKTVVCAYVEGRPMSERPVYRETMGVMRGSYTRVGDADTHMTPTELYEIESFKDGRRDDVAVDPQAEVGMLAANRIADFLQRAQDDRPLLARRAENEILNLTGVTRQGRPTLAGLMALGDYPQQVYPNLCITAVAVAGTSLSSGEEGERFLDSKRFEGSVERMVEDAMAFVRRNSRTKTLIQDGVRTDVPEYPETAVREILTNALMHRDYGPYCNGTPVRLVLFADRLECWNPGGVYGGQSVNDLGFANSQTRNPTLVSLLEIQRVAENRHSGIPVIREEAEARGYRPVEFVDRQASFTVRFYHTPAQSPVSIDAAREPLPIENSGQPAGVPVLDLPERQSKYAIILDACRTPQTLEDIAALLGIGKYYASRRYVKPMVRDGLLTAAKGSYSDKKRRFVATVAQD, encoded by the coding sequence GAAGCAGTGCGAAGATCAAACTGTTGAAGTCAAAGCTGCCGGTCAAGGCACCCCGAAAGTGTACGATTCTCTTTCGTCGTTTTCGAATCAAAACGAGGGCGGTTTTATAGTTTTTGGATTAGACGAGCGATTGGCTTTTGCTGTTACTGGAGTATTTGATGCACAGAAATTGCAAAAAGCGATAACGGATCAGGGTAAAGAGATGTGCCCTGAGGTGAGGCCGAAGTTTAGTAGCAGTAAGGTTGAAGGAAAGACGGTAGTCTGCGCGTATGTCGAAGGCCGGCCTATGAGCGAAAGGCCTGTTTATCGTGAAACAATGGGGGTGATGCGCGGGTCGTATACGCGCGTTGGTGATGCGGATACGCACATGACTCCCACAGAGCTTTATGAAATCGAATCGTTCAAAGATGGGCGCCGAGACGACGTAGCAGTAGATCCCCAAGCAGAAGTTGGGATGTTGGCTGCTAATAGGATAGCCGATTTTCTTCAACGGGCCCAGGATGACAGACCTCTGCTGGCTCGCCGGGCCGAAAATGAGATTTTGAATCTGACTGGGGTCACCCGTCAGGGGCGACCAACTTTGGCGGGGCTTATGGCTTTGGGCGACTATCCTCAGCAGGTCTACCCGAATCTTTGCATCACTGCTGTGGCTGTGGCTGGCACCTCGCTCTCGTCTGGAGAAGAAGGGGAGCGTTTTCTCGATAGCAAGCGTTTTGAGGGCAGTGTTGAACGTATGGTTGAGGACGCTATGGCTTTTGTGCGCCGAAATTCTCGGACAAAAACGCTCATACAAGACGGCGTGCGGACCGATGTGCCGGAATATCCTGAAACCGCGGTCAGAGAGATACTTACGAACGCGCTCATGCACCGAGACTACGGGCCGTATTGTAATGGAACACCGGTGCGATTGGTTCTCTTTGCAGACCGGCTGGAATGTTGGAATCCCGGAGGAGTGTACGGCGGTCAGAGCGTGAACGATTTGGGTTTTGCGAACAGCCAGACCCGCAATCCAACTTTGGTTAGCTTGCTGGAGATTCAACGCGTGGCAGAAAATCGTCACTCGGGTATTCCTGTGATTCGTGAGGAAGCTGAAGCAAGGGGCTATCGGCCCGTTGAATTTGTAGACCGTCAAGCTTCGTTCACTGTGCGCTTCTACCATACGCCTGCACAATCGCCGGTATCGATAGATGCCGCGCGCGAGCCTTTGCCTATTGAAAACAGCGGTCAACCAGCGGGCGTGCCGGTTCTTGACTTGCCTGAGAGACAGTCGAAATATGCGATCATTCTAGATGCATGTCGTACGCCGCAGACGCTTGAAGATATTGCTGCGCTGCTCGGGATAGGAAAATATTACGCCAGCCGGCGCTATGTTAAGCCAATGGTGAGAGATGGTCTGCTGACTGCTGCCAAAGGTTCTTACTCGGATAAAAAGCGACGTTTTGTGGCTACTGTGGCGCAAGACTAG
- a CDS encoding NAD(P)H-dependent oxidoreductase, producing the protein MQATRALIVYCHPWSGSFNHAILEAVKSSLARDGVPYDLIDLHADGFQPAYDQKELSLFSKGETNDPLVSKYLGLLKGCDMVIFITPVWWNEIPAMLKGFIDKTMKSGEDKAYTESKFGMHGHLDNIRKAYVITTASAPRFYLRFMAGNGIQGLFMNSTLKQLGIKRSKWIHFGRVTSATPDRRKAYLTQRAEAHYTI; encoded by the coding sequence ATGCAAGCAACGCGAGCACTCATCGTTTACTGCCACCCTTGGTCCGGCAGCTTTAACCACGCCATTTTGGAAGCAGTCAAAAGCTCGCTCGCACGCGACGGTGTGCCTTACGACCTCATCGACCTGCATGCTGACGGATTCCAACCAGCCTACGACCAAAAAGAGCTCTCCCTCTTCAGCAAGGGCGAGACCAACGATCCGCTCGTCAGCAAGTATTTGGGCCTGCTCAAGGGCTGCGATATGGTCATTTTCATTACGCCGGTCTGGTGGAACGAGATTCCAGCCATGCTCAAGGGATTCATCGACAAAACCATGAAATCTGGCGAAGATAAGGCCTACACCGAAAGCAAATTCGGCATGCATGGCCACCTAGACAACATTCGCAAGGCCTACGTAATCACCACGGCTTCCGCACCCCGCTTCTACCTACGCTTCATGGCAGGCAACGGCATTCAAGGCCTCTTCATGAACTCAACCCTCAAGCAGCTCGGAATCAAGCGTTCCAAGTGGATCCACTTCGGCCGCGTCACCAGCGCCACCCCAGACCGCCGCAAAGCCTACCTAACCCAGCGCGCCGAAGCCCACTACACCATCTAA
- a CDS encoding MerR family transcriptional regulator produces MKLAELSRESGVSAASIKYYLRLGLLPAGEKVSARVSEYSPAHLKRLRLITNLVHVVGLSIAQTEQVLSSIDQADLSLEGAIEQATVALPSATASEQAEDSRCRLRCKRAEASDRKQLAAITEELKDCGFDDVPDLEYVRHLERAILAAREAGLAVDQQMLAKYSAAARTLASIDFEHIPTDDRDNAIDISILGTVMLEPIILGLRRLAHRELIAHGLPNYKSE; encoded by the coding sequence ATGAAACTGGCCGAACTTTCGCGCGAGAGCGGGGTTTCTGCTGCCTCCATTAAGTATTATCTGCGGTTGGGGCTCTTGCCTGCGGGCGAGAAGGTGAGCGCACGGGTGAGCGAATATAGCCCGGCGCATCTTAAACGTTTGAGGCTCATCACTAACTTGGTGCACGTGGTGGGGCTGAGTATTGCGCAAACCGAGCAAGTGCTGAGCAGCATTGATCAGGCTGACCTAAGCCTAGAGGGCGCTATCGAGCAGGCCACAGTGGCACTGCCTTCAGCAACGGCGAGTGAACAAGCTGAGGACAGTAGGTGCAGGCTGAGATGTAAGCGGGCCGAAGCCAGCGACCGCAAGCAGTTGGCGGCAATCACTGAGGAGCTGAAAGACTGCGGTTTTGACGATGTACCAGACTTGGAATACGTGCGCCATTTGGAGCGGGCGATTCTGGCGGCCCGGGAGGCGGGCTTGGCGGTAGATCAGCAAATGCTAGCTAAATACTCGGCAGCTGCGCGCACCCTGGCCAGCATTGATTTCGAGCACATCCCCACCGACGACCGCGACAACGCCATCGACATTTCTATCTTGGGAACGGTAATGCTGGAGCCGATTATCCTAGGCCTGCGCCGCTTAGCCCACCGGGAGTTGATTGCGCACGGACTCCCCAACTACAAAAGCGAATAA
- a CDS encoding heavy metal translocating P-type ATPase encodes MANAVVVILAIAVTAAIAWYFFTPQQAAQASNENGVQTAHISVKGGYSPQLVEVEAGRPVRLIFDRQEDGECSSHVVFSDLGIDRMLPAFAATTLDLTLPKPGDYPFACGMNMLHGMLRALPAQGQGASENPAVESHEVTSPYNSQARIENPAPLTLSADDAESEENERDKEIRSLTRRFIVALVFTLPVFTAAMFGMFIHMPAWLMSPWTQLVLTLPVMFYSGWPIHRVGWLALIHRAPEMNSLVTLGTATAFLYSLVVTVAPGLLPISARNPYYEAVGTIITLMLLGQIFEARARRGTGDAIRSLIGLQPKTASVVRGGGSEPERVEEVPVEAVAVGDTVLVHPGEQLPVDGTVISGSSSVDESMVTGEAMPVLKEAGSTVVGATINGTGSLRYTATQVGQDTVLAQIIRLVKSAQSSKAPIQKLADKIASVFVPAVMLIAIWTFVVWWLLGPAPKGVNGIVAAVSVLVIACPCALGLATPLSVTIGTGRGARLGVLYSSADALQKASSIDTIVLDKTGTITVGKPELADVLAAPGFTSKQVLAWAAAAEGDSEHPLARAIVSAAHTQGLALTQVSGFSSITGAGVEAHLFTSTGENANQTHEHDGTQTAVLVGNRALLAGRGIELDSHEPAVSSAENWAAQGRTTVYVAADGRLAGVLAIADQVKPSSAKAIQSLKKRGIATLMLTGDNEGTAEAVGTQVGVEQVVAQVRPENKAQIVKALQMQGRTVAMVGDGINDAPALAQADVGFAIGTGTDVAIESADLTLVSGDLLGAVTAIDLSAAAMRNIRQNLWFAFGYNGLGIPIAAGILYPFIGLLLNPMIAGAAMAFSSLSVVLNANRLRVSQLQAQPVKHPKPLNSEEVKALIPSPTPAAAQASAQAPATAASATQPVSNSNQPKGNSTMEANTEIAKVIDPVCNMSIDPNTAAATREYQGKTYYFCNPGCAETFDSNPEAVLNK; translated from the coding sequence ATGGCCAACGCAGTAGTCGTCATCCTCGCGATTGCAGTCACAGCAGCCATTGCTTGGTACTTTTTTACGCCCCAACAGGCAGCTCAAGCCAGCAACGAAAACGGCGTGCAGACCGCCCATATCAGCGTGAAAGGTGGCTACTCTCCACAGCTAGTGGAGGTGGAAGCCGGGCGGCCAGTTCGCTTAATATTTGACCGCCAGGAAGACGGAGAATGCTCCTCGCACGTAGTATTTTCCGACCTAGGCATCGACCGCATGCTGCCAGCTTTCGCCGCAACCACGCTCGACCTAACCCTGCCAAAGCCTGGCGATTACCCCTTCGCCTGCGGCATGAATATGCTCCACGGGATGCTGCGAGCACTGCCAGCACAAGGCCAGGGCGCAAGCGAAAATCCAGCTGTCGAGTCACACGAGGTCACGAGCCCCTACAATAGCCAAGCCCGTATTGAGAATCCAGCCCCACTAACGCTTTCTGCCGATGATGCCGAGAGCGAAGAGAATGAGCGAGACAAGGAGATTCGATCCTTGACCCGTCGCTTTATCGTGGCCTTAGTCTTTACGCTGCCGGTCTTTACCGCTGCAATGTTTGGCATGTTTATCCACATGCCCGCTTGGCTCATGAGCCCTTGGACGCAGCTAGTTTTGACACTGCCGGTGATGTTCTACTCGGGCTGGCCCATTCACCGCGTGGGCTGGCTGGCGCTCATACACCGCGCGCCGGAGATGAACTCGCTCGTAACCCTGGGTACCGCAACCGCTTTCCTCTATTCGCTCGTCGTAACGGTAGCGCCCGGTCTGCTGCCTATTTCGGCCCGCAATCCTTACTATGAAGCTGTGGGCACGATTATTACTTTGATGCTGCTGGGGCAGATTTTCGAGGCTCGGGCCCGGCGCGGTACTGGCGATGCGATTCGCTCACTCATTGGGCTCCAACCCAAGACCGCTTCCGTAGTACGGGGTGGAGGCAGCGAGCCTGAGCGCGTGGAAGAAGTGCCAGTAGAAGCTGTGGCGGTCGGCGACACCGTCTTGGTTCACCCTGGCGAGCAGCTTCCGGTAGATGGAACTGTCATTTCTGGCTCTTCTTCGGTCGACGAATCTATGGTGACCGGCGAGGCCATGCCCGTGCTCAAAGAGGCTGGCAGCACGGTGGTTGGGGCCACCATAAACGGCACCGGATCCTTGCGATATACGGCCACGCAAGTGGGGCAAGACACCGTTTTGGCGCAGATTATTCGCCTGGTCAAGAGCGCCCAGTCCTCCAAGGCACCCATCCAAAAGCTGGCCGATAAGATCGCGTCCGTTTTTGTGCCCGCAGTTATGCTGATTGCTATTTGGACCTTCGTAGTTTGGTGGCTCCTAGGGCCGGCACCCAAGGGCGTAAATGGTATTGTGGCAGCGGTTTCCGTATTGGTGATTGCCTGCCCTTGCGCACTTGGTTTGGCCACACCACTTTCGGTCACCATCGGCACCGGGCGGGGCGCGCGCTTAGGGGTGCTCTACAGTTCAGCCGACGCTCTGCAAAAGGCGTCATCAATTGACACCATTGTGCTCGACAAGACCGGCACTATTACTGTAGGCAAGCCTGAATTGGCAGATGTACTCGCCGCTCCCGGCTTTACTTCCAAGCAGGTCTTGGCTTGGGCCGCCGCTGCCGAGGGCGATTCGGAGCATCCCCTGGCCCGGGCTATCGTAAGCGCTGCGCATACTCAAGGGCTAGCTTTGACTCAGGTCAGCGGTTTTTCATCGATCACCGGGGCTGGTGTGGAAGCGCATCTATTTACGAGTACTGGCGAAAATGCGAACCAAACACACGAGCACGATGGCACGCAAACCGCAGTATTAGTAGGCAACCGAGCCTTGTTAGCAGGGCGGGGCATTGAACTCGATTCCCACGAACCCGCTGTAAGCAGTGCCGAAAACTGGGCCGCGCAGGGCAGAACTACCGTGTATGTGGCGGCAGACGGGCGCTTAGCCGGAGTACTGGCTATCGCAGACCAAGTCAAACCCAGCTCAGCGAAGGCCATCCAATCCCTAAAGAAACGCGGTATCGCTACTCTCATGCTCACAGGCGACAATGAAGGTACGGCAGAAGCCGTCGGTACGCAAGTGGGAGTGGAGCAAGTGGTCGCTCAAGTACGCCCGGAAAATAAGGCACAGATAGTGAAAGCCCTGCAAATGCAAGGGCGCACGGTTGCGATGGTTGGAGACGGCATTAACGATGCTCCTGCGCTGGCCCAAGCAGATGTAGGTTTCGCTATCGGCACTGGCACCGACGTGGCCATCGAATCGGCAGACCTGACGCTTGTTTCCGGTGATTTGCTGGGCGCAGTGACCGCCATCGACCTCTCTGCCGCCGCCATGCGCAATATTCGTCAGAACCTCTGGTTTGCCTTTGGATACAACGGTTTGGGCATCCCTATCGCCGCCGGAATTCTCTACCCCTTCATCGGACTCCTCTTGAACCCGATGATTGCCGGGGCTGCGATGGCTTTCTCCTCACTCTCAGTGGTGCTCAACGCCAACCGCCTGCGAGTGAGCCAGCTGCAAGCCCAACCGGTTAAGCACCCAAAGCCGCTAAACTCGGAAGAGGTAAAGGCCCTAATTCCAAGCCCAACACCGGCAGCAGCGCAGGCCTCAGCTCAGGCACCGGCCACAGCCGCGAGCGCCACTCAACCTGTAAGCAACAGCAATCAACCGAAAGGAAACTCAACCATGGAAGCAAATACCGAGATTGCAAAGGTCATTGACCCAGTCTGCAACATGAGCATCGACCCCAACACGGCCGCCGCCACCCGCGAATACCAAGGCAAAACCTACTACTTCTGCAACCCAGGCTGCGCCGAAACCTTCGACTCCAACCCCGAAGCAGTCCTCAACAAGTAA
- a CDS encoding metal-sensitive transcriptional regulator, protein MTGYVEDKKRVITRLRRIEGQVRAIEKMVENDTYCIDVLTQIAASSSALKSVALNILDDHMNHCVRQAAAKGGDEADEKMQEASEAIARLVRS, encoded by the coding sequence ATGACAGGGTATGTGGAAGACAAAAAGCGCGTCATTACACGTCTGCGCCGGATTGAAGGGCAGGTGCGTGCAATTGAGAAAATGGTGGAGAATGATACCTATTGTATAGACGTGCTCACGCAGATTGCAGCTTCGTCAAGCGCTCTCAAATCGGTGGCTCTCAACATCTTGGATGACCACATGAACCATTGCGTGCGCCAAGCTGCTGCCAAGGGCGGAGATGAAGCCGACGAAAAAATGCAGGAAGCCTCTGAAGCCATTGCCCGCCTAGTACGCTCATAA
- a CDS encoding class C sortase, with product MARHASDGVSEPKHALNEPKASSPSHQAQPQNPQTPGQSKPSKPKHSAPAAQDENNKVGKKHAASGRKKKGITRDSAERKHKKTSARSRKNAGKTYDVTGAASAVAPASQPIQSSPISEPTAFPSAYSSPAGSEPTATGASTPAVTPAVSSAPTVAAHQEAHAAVRQTAQAKNKTKRKAGSHRGGPATKMDWSVLIAVILVCMFTLGYVLFSGSLVAQNHNSHESVRSANDYDEAVSKLSESTVKKTLADITEYDEHMRSGGALDPFASEPADAKASESVKTTDYTEILKRVSPDMVGYLSVPKADFSGPIYYGDVNASLTRGVGYLPNTALPSQVKGTRSVLFGHTGLDNLHVFDDLDKVHKGDEFSVRMLNTTYNYKVFGIEVVRPDQVDVLRPQKDKTIVTLLTCTPKGVNDHRLLVSGELVSVTTDKPELQQTRSPSMLAVTIIPLAACVVGAAYVWLRKQQVSSTARTRARRGKTRAKERHE from the coding sequence ATGGCTAGACATGCTTCTGACGGCGTAAGTGAGCCCAAGCATGCCCTCAACGAGCCCAAGGCATCCAGCCCCAGCCATCAAGCGCAGCCTCAGAACCCGCAAACCCCGGGTCAGTCTAAGCCCAGCAAACCCAAGCATTCCGCGCCTGCAGCGCAAGACGAGAACAATAAAGTTGGTAAGAAACACGCTGCTAGTGGCCGGAAAAAGAAGGGCATAACTCGCGATTCAGCCGAGCGCAAGCATAAAAAGACTTCTGCAAGGTCGCGCAAAAACGCTGGTAAAACCTACGATGTAACTGGCGCAGCCAGTGCAGTTGCCCCAGCCAGTCAGCCCATCCAAAGCAGCCCTATTTCGGAACCGACCGCTTTCCCGTCAGCTTACTCCTCGCCCGCAGGCAGTGAGCCAACAGCAACTGGTGCATCAACACCCGCCGTCACGCCTGCGGTATCGAGCGCGCCCACAGTGGCAGCACATCAGGAAGCGCATGCGGCAGTAAGGCAAACTGCTCAAGCTAAGAACAAAACGAAGCGCAAGGCAGGCAGCCATCGCGGCGGGCCGGCTACGAAAATGGATTGGTCCGTGCTCATTGCGGTCATCCTAGTGTGTATGTTTACCTTAGGCTATGTGCTCTTTAGCGGTAGCCTGGTGGCCCAAAATCACAATAGTCACGAATCTGTGCGTTCTGCCAACGATTACGATGAAGCTGTGAGCAAACTGAGCGAAAGCACGGTCAAAAAAACCCTAGCCGATATTACCGAATATGACGAGCACATGCGTTCAGGCGGGGCTCTCGACCCCTTCGCCAGTGAGCCCGCGGACGCTAAGGCCAGCGAATCGGTCAAAACAACTGATTACACCGAAATTTTGAAGCGCGTGAGCCCAGACATGGTGGGTTACTTGAGCGTGCCCAAGGCCGACTTCTCGGGGCCAATCTACTACGGAGACGTCAACGCTTCGCTCACACGAGGCGTGGGCTACCTGCCCAACACGGCACTGCCTTCGCAGGTCAAAGGCACCCGCTCGGTACTGTTCGGCCACACGGGCCTTGATAATTTGCACGTTTTTGACGACTTGGATAAGGTACATAAAGGCGACGAATTTTCAGTACGTATGCTTAATACCACGTATAATTACAAGGTATTCGGCATAGAGGTGGTTAGGCCCGATCAGGTCGATGTTCTGCGCCCGCAGAAAGACAAAACCATCGTGACCTTGCTGACTTGCACGCCCAAGGGGGTCAATGACCATCGTCTCTTGGTGTCGGGCGAGCTGGTTTCGGTTACTACTGATAAACCTGAACTTCAGCAGACTCGTTCGCCGTCTATGTTGGCGGTAACTATTATTCCGCTAGCTGCGTGTGTGGTGGGGGCCGCTTACGTGTGGTTGCGAAAGCAGCAAGTTAGCAGCACTGCTCGGACGCGCGCGCGCCGGGGCAAGACCAGGGCCAAGGAGCGCCATGAGTAA
- a CDS encoding class C sortase, whose protein sequence is MSKSPSKVGSRFKIGGKSAKLEQATPKSSGKPSRAKGNKPGHAGRSVKWRTLVDVLIFLIGLGIFLYPLTAAYLNYQAASKAIDTYDSIVSNLTEAQKAAMWQDAKKYDVELGKPTLRDPFKYHKIKSPVERYNKTLDVDGKGMMAYVEIPKISVKQPVYHGTNDDTLLKGTGHIATTHIPTDNPTLHGVITGHTGAVGHIFFDNLTQMKKGDIFQIRVLDHRMSYEIDQIKTIMPNDVRNLQPVEGRNYVTLLTCTPYGINSHRLIVRGHFIGEDIPATQPPGAPKWVLWIFLLALLIDAMLMHVVTLKRRKCRIAIAQIRRSYGLDPGRGDWPLPTQGPGSGRATAYVDPATGAPPGDAGGGDAKGSAPLAALARSGLDSDDAHPNS, encoded by the coding sequence ATGAGTAAGAGTCCTAGCAAGGTCGGCTCCCGCTTCAAAATTGGCGGTAAGTCGGCTAAGCTTGAGCAAGCAACCCCCAAGTCCTCGGGGAAGCCATCGCGGGCAAAGGGCAACAAGCCCGGGCATGCCGGCCGCTCTGTGAAGTGGCGCACGCTTGTAGACGTACTCATCTTCCTCATTGGCTTAGGCATCTTCCTCTACCCGCTCACGGCGGCTTATCTCAACTATCAGGCAGCTTCCAAGGCGATTGACACATACGATTCCATTGTGTCGAATCTGACCGAGGCGCAAAAAGCGGCCATGTGGCAAGACGCAAAAAAGTACGACGTTGAGCTCGGTAAGCCAACCCTTCGAGACCCCTTCAAATACCACAAAATTAAGTCCCCTGTGGAGCGATACAACAAGACCTTAGACGTAGACGGCAAAGGCATGATGGCCTACGTTGAAATCCCCAAGATTTCTGTGAAGCAGCCGGTCTACCACGGCACCAACGACGACACGCTTTTGAAGGGCACTGGCCACATTGCCACAACGCATATTCCGACAGACAATCCCACCCTGCACGGTGTGATTACGGGTCATACGGGCGCTGTGGGCCACATCTTCTTCGACAATCTGACCCAGATGAAAAAGGGTGATATTTTTCAGATTCGTGTGCTTGATCACCGCATGAGTTACGAGATTGATCAGATTAAGACCATCATGCCCAACGACGTGCGCAACCTGCAGCCGGTCGAGGGCCGTAATTATGTGACTTTGCTTACATGTACTCCTTACGGTATCAATTCTCACCGTTTGATTGTGCGCGGGCATTTTATCGGCGAAGATATTCCGGCAACGCAGCCGCCCGGTGCGCCTAAGTGGGTGCTCTGGATTTTTCTTCTGGCTCTGCTTATCGATGCCATGCTCATGCATGTGGTGACGCTGAAGCGGCGTAAGTGCCGAATCGCCATAGCGCAAATCCGCCGTTCTTACGGTCTAGATCCTGGCCGTGGCGACTGGCCGCTGCCCACCCAGGGCCCAGGTTCTGGCCGTGCAACTGCTTACGTAGACCCGGCGACCGGAGCTCCGCCAGGAGATGCCGGAGGCGGTGACGCTAAGGGCTCGGCACCCCTAGCGGCTCTAGCTAGGTCTGGCTTGGATTCAGACGATGCACATCCGAATTCGTAA
- a CDS encoding sugar kinase, with amino-acid sequence MPAHYNGDEATDEDVAKGISEVQGQDFAPQEFQGCPRQGSVLLVGEPMALFTAECTGSLQDVNEFSASIAGAELNVVVGLTRLGHQAQYVAHVGQDPFGIKIHHFLQQHGIDDSALTVDPHHSTGFMLKSKVTKGDPATAYWRSGSAASAINPQDVEGLDLSGTAIVHITGILPALSASAAAATQALMAHARREHVFLSFDPNLRPALWENAETMRSTLRDLSSQADLVLPGIGEGEELFSVSSVEEIGKAFIDNGARYVVVKDGPRGAYATDGKRSVYVPAFVVSTIVDTVGAGDGFAAGLLSALLESASFAGAMDRACAVGAMQTQVVSDNEGLPTPNLAK; translated from the coding sequence ATGCCTGCGCACTATAACGGCGATGAAGCCACAGACGAAGATGTCGCTAAAGGAATTTCCGAGGTCCAAGGCCAAGATTTTGCGCCGCAAGAGTTTCAGGGGTGCCCCCGGCAAGGCTCTGTGCTACTCGTGGGGGAGCCGATGGCACTCTTCACGGCCGAGTGCACCGGCAGCTTGCAAGATGTCAACGAATTCTCCGCATCCATAGCCGGCGCTGAGCTCAACGTGGTTGTAGGACTGACTCGGTTAGGCCACCAAGCACAATATGTGGCGCATGTGGGCCAAGACCCATTCGGTATCAAGATTCACCACTTCTTGCAGCAGCACGGTATAGACGATTCCGCTCTCACCGTGGACCCTCATCACTCAACCGGCTTCATGCTCAAGTCGAAAGTGACCAAGGGAGACCCAGCCACTGCCTACTGGCGCTCAGGTTCCGCAGCCTCGGCAATCAACCCGCAAGATGTGGAAGGCCTAGACTTATCGGGCACCGCGATTGTGCATATTACGGGCATTCTGCCAGCGCTTTCAGCTTCGGCCGCAGCAGCCACGCAAGCGCTTATGGCACATGCCCGCCGCGAGCACGTTTTCCTCTCCTTCGACCCCAATTTGCGCCCAGCCCTGTGGGAGAACGCAGAAACCATGCGTTCCACGCTCAGAGATTTGAGCTCCCAGGCAGATTTGGTGCTGCCAGGCATTGGCGAAGGGGAGGAGCTCTTCTCCGTGTCGAGCGTCGAAGAGATTGGCAAGGCCTTTATCGACAACGGTGCCCGATACGTGGTGGTAAAAGACGGTCCGCGCGGCGCTTATGCTACCGACGGCAAGCGCTCAGTATATGTGCCCGCTTTCGTAGTTTCCACCATCGTCGACACCGTGGGCGCGGGCGATGGCTTTGCTGCCGGACTGCTGTCTGCCTTGCTGGAGAGCGCTTCGTTCGCAGGGGCCATGGATCGTGCATGCGCAGTAGGGGCTATGCAAACGCAAGTAGTTTCCGACAACGAAGGCCTGCCAACGCCAAACCTAGCGAAGTAA